The following proteins are encoded in a genomic region of Neurospora crassa OR74A linkage group VI, whole genome shotgun sequence:
- a CDS encoding CreD protein codes for MSFTNFFTSVTGKHAYTYFDIRLESDFIVFRGNEHESAGQLLQGTVVLCLPAPLKIEDVHLRLTGTLHMSWNDPRVTAAGISNHKIDRTSTIYSHRWKPFVGVGAENQSIGSPNGLMSRGVTLPAGNYEWPFELMLPGDMTESVEGLREASLTYKLKATVARGKLAYDLHAYKRLRIIRTLDPSTLEFLHTMSVENIWPNKIEYSIMIPKKAVVFGSTIPLQTRFTPLLKGLELGEITIRLLEVHEFILQSHSGYGVREHKKEREISVWKIPIEREKHWQDVIEDTGQEGWVMNTGLDLPRTLGKCVQDVNAHGIKVRHKLKVVLALHNPDGHISELRATLPVSIFISPNMPLDEEGNLVRQMPNGTTPGDVVAAPPPSYDEHTLDQLYEDMEPTGLQTPAGMASPLYGHSRAGSVENLAALLHMHSTAVPPAALTSRLQNVSLEPSSRSTSWNDGDSETATPNNGPADSVHSSAFPSAPLTRQNSGDNITAEAMSGYHTPEHLDFSGIMELSKVPSYHTAVKTPVRPIAYPEGTVLPDYVAATSASGSTTPGSPELGHSEAGDGASKVEERNQSRPEPPRRKSARSRLAFTLSHIPHIHHSHSHHGHSHSESEDRRRHSSMMQAN; via the exons ATGTCGTTCACCAATTTCTTCACATCGGTGACAGGGAAGCATGCCTACACCTACTTTGACATTCG ACTTGAGAGCGACTTCATCGTTTTCCGCGGCAATGAGCACGAATCTGCTGGCCAACTTTTGCAGGGCACCGTCGTGCTATGCCTACCAGCGCCGCTGAAAATCGAGGACGTCCATTTAAGATTGACGGGAACTCTGCACATGAG CTGGAACGACCCTCGAGTCACTGCCGCCGGAATATCAAACCACAAGATCGACCGCACCTCTACGATATATTCGCACCGATGGAAGCCCTTTGTGGGTGTTGGCGCCGAAAATCAGTCCATCGGTAGCCCCAATGGCCTCATGAGCAGGGGTGTTACACTGCCCGCCGGGAACTACGAATGGCCCTTTGAGCTGATGCTGCCGGGAGATATGACCGAGAGCGTCGAAGGTCTCCGCGAAGCGAGTCTCACCTATAAACTTAAGGCTACGGTAGCACGGGGCAAGCTCGCTTACGACCTTCACGCCTACAAGCGTCTGCGCATCATCCGAACCCTCGATCCGTCAACCCTGGAATTTCTTCACACAATGAGCGTGGAAAACATCTGGCCAAACAAGATTGAGTACTCAATCATGATTCCCAAGAAGGCTGTTGTTTTTGGCAGCACGATTCCTTTGCAAACTAGATTTACGCCTCTTTTGAAGGGCCTGGAGCTGGGAGAGATCACCATCAGGCTGCTGGAGGTTCACGAGTTCATACTTCAGTCACATTCAGGTTACGGGGTCCGCGAACACAAGAAGGAACGGGAAATATCGGTTTGGAAGATTCCCATTGAGAGGGAGAAGCATTGGCAAGATGTCATTGAGGATACTGGACAGGAAGGATGGGTAATGAACACAGGACTCGACTTGCCACGGACGCTAGGCAAGTGTGTGCAGGATGTCAACGCTCACGGCATCAAGGTGCGCCACAAGTTGAAGGTGGTGCTCGCTCTACACAACCCGGATGGGCACATCTCGGAACTTCGCGCAACGTTGCCTGTTTCGATCTTCATTTCCCCCAACATGCCTCTGGATGAAGAGGGTAACTTGGTGAGACAGATGCCTAATGGGACAACGCCTGGGGATGTGGTCGCGGCCCCCCCTCCGAGCTATGACGAACATACACTAGACCAGCTCTACGAAGATATGGAACCCACGGGCCTGCAGACTCCAGCCGGCATGGCGAGCCCGTTGTACGGCCACTCGCGCGCAGGATCGGTCGAGAATCTCGCAGCGTTGCTTCACATGCATAGCACGGCGGTGCCCCCGGCAGCACTCACGTCTAGATTACAGAATGTGTCCCTGGAGCCTTCGAGCCGCAGCACCTCGTGGAATGACGGGGACTCGGAGACGGCCACGCCCAACAATGGCCCCGCAGACAGTGTTCACAGTTCGGCCTTTCCGTCGGCACCCCTGACACGACAGAATAGCGGCGATAATATCACTGCCGAGGCCATGTCGGGATATCATACGCCAGAGCACTTGGACTTTTCGGGCATAATGGAGCTCAGCAAGGTTCCGAGTTACCACACGGCGGTCAAGACACCAGTTCGGCCCATCGCGTACCCTGAGGGCACGGTCCTGCCCGACTACGTGGCTGCGACAAGCGCTTCTGGAAGCACCACTCCTGGATCACCGGAACTTGGTCACTCAGAGGCTGGGGATGGTGCAAGTAAAGTGGAAGAGCGCAACCAATCGCGTCCGGAACCACCTCGGCGCAAGTCAGCGCGGTCGCGGCTCGCCTTCACGCTCTCGCACATTCCGCACATCCATCACTCGCATTCACACCACGGTCACTCCCATTCAGAGTCTGAAGATCGCAGACGGCACTCGTCGATGATGCAGGCCAATTGA
- a CDS encoding DUF500 and SH3 domain-containing protein, with protein MGINNPLPSSLSSECKKCGKILASFIEPKQAFGPDKVIPPSVLANAKGLAILTVIKAGFLGSARFGSGLVVARLPDGSWSAPTAIATGGAGFGGQIGFELTDFVFILNDASAVKTFAQAGSLTLGGNVSVAAGPVGRNAEAAGAASLRSVAGIFSYSKTKGLFAGVSLEGSMIIERKDANAKLYGRQVSAKELLSGAERPPPQAAPLLSILNSRIFAGMSSGSFDDRMYNDQPVYDNTHDSVVWGDRTGNAYGEGQTRDSGYGASGGSGGQAHDEFGRPKRASTWQDDVYDQQPRGFSNNRASVQYGRNDTNGGGFGGGYGAAAAQQAAADKKVGPGRPAAPKPNYASKQALMKKNEAVALYTFNADQPGDLGFQKGEIITILKKTDSDNDWWTGMIGTRHGTFPSNYVKMIE; from the exons ATGGGTATCAACAACCCTCTTCCGTCGTCACTTTCGT CGGAATGTAAGAAGTGCGGTAAAATCCTCGCCTCCTTCATCGAGCCCAAACAAGCCTTTGGTCCCGACAAGGTGATACCGCCATCAGTGCTCGCGAATGCCAAG GGTCTTGCTATACTCACCGTCATCAAAGCTGGTTTCCTCGGATCTGCCCGTTTCGGTAGCGGCCTGGTAGTCGCCCGCCTCCCCGACGGCAGCTGGTCTGCCCCCACCGCCATTGCTACGGGTGGTGCCGGCTTCGGCGGTCAGATCGGTTTCGAGCTTACAGATTTCGTTTTCATTCTCAACGACGCGAGCGCCGTAAAAACCTTCGCCCAAGCTGGGTCACTTACACTTGGTGGTAACGTTTCGGTCGCGGCCGGGCCTGTCGGTAGAAATGCCGAGGCCGCCGGAGCCGCTTCGCTGAGAAGCGTAGCGGGCATCTTCAGTTATTCCAAGACCAAGGGCTTGTTTGCTGGCGTGTCTCTCGAAGGTTCTATGATAATCGAGCGAAAAGACGCCAATGCAAAGCTCTATGGTCGTCAGGTTTCCGCCAAGGAGCTCCTTTCAGGAGCCGAGCGCCCCCCGCCGCAAGCCGCTCCTCTCCTCAGCATTCTGAACTCACGGATTTTTGCCGGCATGTCCTCTGGGTCTTTTGATGACCGGATGTATAACGACCAGCCCGTCTATGACAACACCCATGACAGCGTGGTATGGGGCGACAGGACAGGAAATGCCTACGGCGAGGGCCAAACTCGCGATTCCGGTTATGGGGCATCGGGTGGATCGGGAGGACAAGCACACGACGAGTTTGGCCGGCCCAAGCGCGCTTCCACGTGGCAGGATGATGTGTACGACCAGCAGCCTCGTGGCTTCTCGAATAACAGGGCATCCGTACAGTACGGCCGGAATGACACCAATGGAGGTGGATTCGGCGGCGGATATGGCGCGGCAGCGGCCCAGCAGGCGGCCGCCGACAAGAAGGTTGGCCCGGGGCGGCCGGCTGCACCGAAGCCAAATTACGCGAGCAAACAAGCCTTAATGAAGAAGAACGAGGCCGTTGCTCTTTACACGTTCAATGCGGACCAACCTGGAGACTTGGGCTTCCAAAAGGGCGAGATCATCACTATCCTCAAAAAAACCGACAGCGACAATGACTGGTG GACTGGCATGATCGGCACAAGACATGGCACATTTCCCAGCAACTACGTAAAGATGATCGAGTAA
- a CDS encoding SNARE: protein MSANYERERQNNARLDELASKVSALRGVTIDIYDQARNHEVIDQTTDTFSSMGSQLKGSATRLGRMAASGNKVAILKLSGILIGSFLVIYYLYRLFVG, encoded by the exons ATGTCCGCAAACTACGAGCGCGAGCGCCAAAATAATGCGCGCCTCGACGAGCTAGCCTCCAAGGTTTCTGCCCTTCGAGGTGTAACGATTGACATTTACGACCAGGCGCGCAACCACGAAGTTATCGACCAAACG ACCGAtaccttctcctccatggGCTCTCAACTCAAAGGTTCCGCCACCCGTCTAGGCCGCATGGCCGCATCGGGGAACAAGGTCGCCATTCTCAAGCTCTCGGGTATTCTTATTGGGAGCTTCCTGGTCATTTACTATCTTTATCGACTTTTTGTTGGTTAA
- a CDS encoding stromal membrane-associated protein, translated as MSRRPPNPAAERAAKNQQTIKSLLKLEANKVCADCKRNKHPRWASWNLGVFICIRCSGIHRGMGTHISRVKSVDLDAWTDEQLQSVLNWGNARANKYWEAKLAQGHVPSESKIENFIRTKYELKRWVMDGPMPDPSTLDAEGDDDVPLSVVKEKQTLERNGSLRSQSSTPTAASRSVPAPIPAPAPVPDLIGADPIPLRASTTGPTASKVPPKAEPAPPKATSSNASLLGLDFFGTETAAPPRPASTTGTSGGTNQSRPDLKQSILSLYASAPRPQQQAAPSHSHSGSFSGMSGMSSPSMSQTQNAFSGLNDAFNSLSFNSQPSPKPAQTDAFASLGSFGSPRPSSQTSNNAFSGLSGGSFFDSKPATSSHQSKQSISSPLGFSSTPPPAPASKPAPASSALGDLFDFSTTATATTAPPSAAAPKPSSDFSSAFNLSKPAATTPAPAAVTSTTPNPLASIATSNAWSDAGVWGSNEWASAPEPPKPAAPEPPKPAPVTSIPLSNDFGWGNSTTTSSTTGGSFASQPIVPSASGGFAPAPKVAADEEFGGWMSSTTTPAAPSGSKPATGFGGSDDLFSNVWQ; from the exons ATGTCTCGACGCCCGCCGAACCCCGCTGCCGAACGGGCAGCCAAAAACCAGCAGACGATCAAGTCGCTCCTGAAACTCGAGGCTAACAAGGTGTGCGCTGACTGCAAGCGCAACAAGC ATCCACGATGGGCCAGCTGGAACCTCGGCGTCTTTATTTGCATCCGCTGCTCGGGCATTCACCGTGGAATGGGTACACACATCAGCCGTGTCAAGTCCGTCGACCTCGATGCTTGGACCGACGAGCAGCTACAAAGTGTCTTGAACTGGGGAAATGCTCGCGCCAACAAGTACTGGGAGGCCAAGCTGGCTCAGGGCCACGTCCCCTCCGAATCGAAAATCGAGAACTTTATTCGCACCAAATACGAGCTCAAGAGATGGGTAATGGATGGCCCGATGCCAGATCCCTCGACACTAGATGCTGAGGGTGACGATGATGTCCCGCTGAGTGTGgtgaaggagaagcagaCTCTGGAGAGAAACGGATCTCTTCGTAGCCAGTCCAGCACTCCGACTGCAGCCTCACGATCTGTCCCCGCCCCTATTCCGGCCCCGGCTCCCGTACCCGACCTTATTGGTGCCGACCCGATTCCGCTTAGAGCCAGTACCACCGGACCGACAGCGTCAAAGGTGCCCCCGAAGGCCGAGCCTGCCCCGCCCAAGGCTACGAGCTCAAATGCTTCGCTTTTGGGACTGGATTTCTTTGGCACGGAAACTGCAGCGCCCCCAAGACCCGCTAGCACGACGGGTACTTCGGGTGGTACCAACCAGTCGCGTCCCGATCTCAAGCAGTCTATCCTCTCTCTTTATGCCAGTGCACCTCGTCCACAGCAGCAAGCCGCGCCCTCACACTCTCACTCAGGGTCCTTTAGCGGAATGAGCGGCATGTCCTCCCCGAGCATGTCCCAGACCCAAAATGCTTTTAGTGGGCTTAATGATGCTTTCAACAGCCTCAGTTTCAACAGTCAACCCTCCCCCAAGCCCGCCCAAACCGATGCCTTTGCTAGCCTTGGTAGCTTTGGATCTCCCCGACCCTCGTCTCAGACTAGCAACAATGCCTTTTCCGGCCTAAGCGGTGGCAGCTTCTTCGATTCCAAGCCCGCCACATCCTCCCACCAATCCAAGCAGTCCATCAGCAGCCCACTGGGCTTCTCatcaacccctcctcctgcgCCAGCCTCTAAGCCCGCGCCCgcttcctccgccctcggTGACCTGTTTGACTTTTCCACAACAGCTACTGCTACTACCGCTCCTCCCTCGGCCGCCGCCCCGAAGCCTTCATCTGACTTCAGCTCCGCATTCAACCTTTCCAAGCCCGCCGCAACCACGCCGGCCCCTGCAGCCGTTacttcaacaacaccaaaccCTCTTGCCTCTATTGCGACGTCTAACGCCTGGTCAGATGCAGGTGTATGGGGTTCCAACGAGTGGGCCTCCGCCCCTGAGCCCCCCAAGCCTGCGGCTCCTGAACCGCCCAAGCCAGCACCTGTTACCTCTATCCCTCTTTCTAACGATTTTGGATGGGgcaacagcaccaccacctcctccactacCGGCGGCTCCTTCGCAAGCCAACCTATTGTCCCCAGCGCTTCGGGCGGCTTTGCCCCAGCACCAAAGGTGGCGGCCGATGAGGAGTTTGGGGGCTGGATGAGCAGCACTACCACACCAGCTGCTCCGAGCGGATCCAAGCCGGCTACCGGTTTTGGTGGCAGTGACGACCTGTTCTCAAACGTCTGGCAATAA
- a CDS encoding peptide methionine sulfoxide reductase msrB — MSMTWSPIRTYEHLRLSNIQQQLTFMRYYLQATNLLRILRILSTFTQRRRIPQHASFRTGNSIILKSSMPTIPFLGSFFGSSSSSSSQKMPENYPVQKSADEWRAVLSPQQFRILREKGTEPAGTGKFDKHYPSAGVYTCAGCHAPLYKASHKFNSGCGWPAYFDSIPGAVTRHEDRTFGMTRTEIVCSNCGGHLGHVFKGEGFNTPTDERHCVNSISLSFSEEDSAAEKKGDGERK, encoded by the exons ATGTCAATGACTTGGTCACCGATAAGAACATACGAACACCTGAGGCTATCCAACATCCAGCAACAGTTGACCTTCATGCGTTACTATCTCCAAGCCACCAACCTTCTCCGCATTCTGCGCATTTTGTCCACCTTCACACAGAGGCGACGCATACCGCAACACGCATCGTTCAGAACCGGAAACAGCATAATCCTCAAGTCTTCCATGCCTACGATCCCCTTTCTGGGTAGCTTCTTTGgttcatcttcctcgtcatcatcccaaAAAATGCCCGAGAACTATCCCGTTCAAAAGTCCGCCGATGAGTGGCGTGCGGTTCTCAGCCCTC AACAGTTCCGCATCCTCCGCGAGAAGGGCACAGAACCTGCCGGCACTGGCAAGTTCGACAAGCACTACCCCTCCGCAGGCGTCTACACCTGCGCCGGGTGCCACGCGCCCCTGTACAAGGCCTCGCACAAGTTCAACTCAGGCTGCGGCTGGCCGGCCTACTTCGACAGCATTCCCGGGGCCGTGACGCGGCACGAGGATCGCACCTTCGGCATGACGCGGACCGAGATCGTTTGCAGCAACTGCGGCGGACACTTGGGCCACGTCTTCAAGGGCGAAGGGTTCAATACGCCGACGGACGAGCGTCATTGTGTGAACAGTATTTCTTTGTCATTCAGTGAGGAGGATTCGGCTgctgagaagaagggggacgGGGAGCGTAAGTGA